In Primulina eburnea isolate SZY01 chromosome 14, ASM2296580v1, whole genome shotgun sequence, the following proteins share a genomic window:
- the LOC140812212 gene encoding LOW QUALITY PROTEIN: phosphoribosylglycinamide formyltransferase, chloroplastic-like (The sequence of the model RefSeq protein was modified relative to this genomic sequence to represent the inferred CDS: deleted 1 base in 1 codon) — protein sequence METQTAQFRNPLRSAIPFIRSSKTHSVASISTPFLSKICYPSWISFKVHRSFQSQALSKRNLQFINNVVRLESKGSIDVGEDNPVSEIKKKNLAVFVSGGGSNFRSIHEAGLSGSVHGDIAVLVTDKPECGGAEFAREKGIPVFIFPERKDAQEGLSAENLVIALRSYKVDFILLAGYLKLIPTELIRAFPKSILNIHPSLLPAFGGKGYYGMKVHKAVIASGARYSGPTIHFVDEQYDTGRILAQRVVPVLAYDTFEELAARVLHEEHRLYVEVVSALCEDRIVWREDGVPLIKSKENPS from the exons ATGGAAACCCAGACAGCTCAATTCCGGAACCCTCTCCGTTCAGCTATTCCATTTATTCGATCCTCTAAAACCCATTCAGTTGCATCAATTTCGACTCCCTTTTTATCCAAAATCTGTTATCCAAGCTGGATTTCTTTCAAAGTTCATCGTTCTTTTCAGTCTCAGGCACTCTCGAAGAGAAATTTGCAGTTCATAAATAACGTAGTGAGACTTGAGAGTAAAGGGAGCATCGATGTAGGAGAAGATAATCCCGTCTcagaaattaaaaagaaaaatttggcgGTTTTTGTATCTGGCGGAGGCTCCAATTTCAGGTCTATCCATGAGGCAGGTCTTAGTGGGTCTGTTCACGGTGATATCGCTGTTCTGGTCACCGATAAACCAG AATGTGGAGGGGCGGAGTTTGCCCGTGAGAAAGGTATCCCTGTTTTTATTTTTCCTGAACGGAAAGATGCTCAAGAGGGTTTGTCTGCAGAAAACCTTGTAATTGCTCTGAG ATCCTACAAGGTAGACTTCATTCTTTTGGCTGGTTATCTCAAACTTATTCCCACTGAGCTGATCCGAGCTTTTCCAAAATCAATATTGAATATTCATCCATCACTTCTTCCAGCA TTTGGTGGCAAAGGATATTATGGTATGAAGGTGCATAAAGCAGTAATTGCTTCCGGGGCGAG GTATTCTGGTCCGACAATCCATTTTGTAGATGAACAATATGATACGGGTCGTATCCTTGCCCAAAGGGTAGTTCCTGTGCTTGCGTATGACACATTTGAAGAATTAGCTGCAAGAGTTCTCCATGAG GAGCACAGATTATATGTTGAGGTAGTCTCAGCATTATGTGAGGATCGGATCGTCTGGCGCGAAGATGGTGTCCCTCTCATCAAAAGCAAAGAAAATCCCTCATGA